In a single window of the Streptomyces sp. NBC_00353 genome:
- a CDS encoding FecCD family ABC transporter permease, translating to MKTRTKDGTGTVRSVRAVRTGGGLSFRVDVRALVVIVVLAAVAAGAAIVLIGSGDYAMTPGEVVSTLFGHGTFQQEFIVTDLRLPRVLVGLLVGAALGVGGAVFQTVSRNPLGSPDVLGFGQGATVGALMVIVLSQGGAAAVAGGAVVGGLVTGVVVYLLAWKRGMHGYRLVLVGIGSAAMLTAAAQYLITKANLVDATRAVVWMTGSLDGRDWAQVWPLLVVCGLLIPLVLGHGRALRMMEMGDDAAYALGVRVERTRLVLMGCAVLLVAVATAAAGPITFVSLSAPQLARRLTRSPGPNLAPAAFMGAALLLVADWIAMDAFGDRQLPVGVVTGVLGGCYLLWLLVSERRAGRI from the coding sequence ATGAAGACCCGTACGAAGGACGGAACCGGCACGGTCCGGTCGGTGCGGGCCGTGCGGACCGGCGGGGGGCTCTCCTTCCGGGTGGACGTCCGGGCGCTCGTGGTGATCGTGGTGCTTGCCGCGGTGGCTGCAGGAGCCGCGATCGTGCTCATCGGCAGTGGCGACTACGCCATGACGCCCGGCGAGGTCGTGAGCACGCTGTTCGGGCACGGCACCTTCCAGCAGGAGTTCATCGTCACCGACCTGCGGCTGCCGCGGGTCCTTGTCGGGCTGTTGGTCGGCGCGGCGCTCGGGGTCGGCGGCGCCGTGTTCCAGACCGTCTCCCGCAATCCGCTCGGCAGCCCCGATGTGCTCGGCTTCGGCCAGGGCGCCACGGTCGGGGCGCTGATGGTGATCGTCCTCTCCCAGGGCGGTGCGGCCGCGGTCGCGGGCGGTGCGGTGGTCGGTGGGCTGGTCACCGGGGTCGTCGTCTACCTGCTCGCCTGGAAGCGCGGGATGCACGGCTACCGGCTGGTGCTCGTCGGTATCGGCTCGGCCGCGATGCTCACCGCCGCCGCCCAGTACCTGATCACCAAGGCCAACCTGGTCGACGCGACACGCGCCGTCGTCTGGATGACCGGCTCGCTCGACGGGCGCGACTGGGCGCAGGTCTGGCCGCTGCTGGTGGTGTGCGGCCTGCTCATTCCGCTGGTGCTCGGGCACGGGCGGGCGCTGCGCATGATGGAGATGGGCGACGACGCCGCGTACGCCCTGGGTGTACGGGTGGAACGCACCCGGCTCGTCCTGATGGGCTGCGCCGTACTGCTCGTCGCCGTCGCCACCGCCGCGGCCGGCCCCATCACCTTCGTTTCGCTGAGCGCCCCGCAGCTGGCCCGTCGGCTCACTCGCTCGCCCGGGCCCAATCTGGCGCCCGCCGCCTTCATGGGCGCCGCACTGCTGCTTGTCGCCGACTGGATCGCGATGGACGCCTTCGGCGACCGGCAGCTGCCGGTCGGCGTCGTCACCGGGGTGCTCGGAGGCTGCTACCTGCTGTGGCTGCTCGTCTCCGAGCGCAGGGCGGGGCGGATATGA
- a CDS encoding ABC transporter ATP-binding protein produces the protein MQRLTADSVTLGYDQRVIAENLSVEIPDNSFTVIVGPNACGKSTLLRALSRMLKPSRGQVLLDGRTIHGMPAKKVAKTLGLLPQSSIAPDGITVADLVARGRYPHQGLLRQWSPEDERIVEESMASTGVAELADRYVDELSGGQRQRVWIAMALAQETPLLLLDEPTTYLDIQHQIDVLDLCAELHETRGRTLVAVLHDLNHAARYATHLIAMRQGEIIAEGAPGDVVTAELVERVFGLRCQVIDDPETGTPLVVPAARSARGARVVDSVGA, from the coding sequence ATGCAGCGCCTCACCGCGGACTCGGTGACCCTCGGCTACGACCAGCGGGTCATCGCGGAGAACCTCTCGGTCGAGATCCCCGACAACTCGTTCACCGTGATCGTGGGCCCCAACGCCTGCGGGAAGTCCACGCTGTTGCGAGCGCTGTCCCGGATGCTCAAGCCGAGCCGGGGACAGGTGCTGCTGGACGGCAGGACGATCCATGGGATGCCGGCGAAGAAGGTCGCGAAGACCTTGGGGCTGCTGCCGCAGTCCTCGATCGCGCCGGACGGCATCACCGTCGCCGACCTGGTTGCGCGCGGCCGGTATCCGCATCAGGGGCTGCTGCGGCAGTGGTCACCGGAGGACGAACGCATTGTCGAGGAATCGATGGCATCCACCGGTGTCGCCGAGCTTGCGGATCGCTATGTCGACGAATTGTCCGGCGGGCAGCGACAGCGGGTCTGGATCGCGATGGCGCTCGCTCAGGAGACACCGCTGCTGCTGCTCGACGAGCCGACGACGTACCTCGACATCCAGCACCAGATAGATGTCCTCGACCTGTGCGCGGAGCTGCACGAGACGCGGGGGCGCACGCTGGTCGCCGTGCTGCACGACCTGAACCATGCCGCGCGCTATGCCACGCATCTGATCGCCATGCGCCAGGGCGAGATCATTGCCGAGGGTGCGCCGGGGGATGTGGTCACGGCGGAGCTCGTGGAGCGGGTGTTCGGGCTGCGGTGCCAGGTGATCGATGATCCGGAGACGGGGACGCCGTTGGTGGTGCCGGCCGCGCGCAGCGCGCGGGGCGCGCGGGTGGTGGATTCGGTGGGCGCCTGA
- a CDS encoding SCP2 sterol-binding domain-containing protein, with protein MATMAECRSALDRLSDNLTTAEGDVRSAAALDRSLSCHIKDLAITFTGRLKGGRIEVLDTIEGPPVEKAEIRLTMTGDDLVAMVNGELNFARAWGSGRVRLEAGFRDLLRLRTLL; from the coding sequence ATGGCGACCATGGCGGAGTGCCGCAGCGCACTCGACAGACTTTCCGACAACCTCACGACGGCCGAGGGCGACGTGCGCAGCGCGGCCGCCCTGGACCGCTCGCTGAGCTGTCACATCAAGGACCTCGCAATCACCTTCACCGGCCGTCTCAAGGGTGGCCGGATCGAGGTACTCGACACGATCGAGGGCCCACCGGTGGAGAAGGCCGAGATCCGTCTCACGATGACCGGCGACGACCTGGTGGCCATGGTGAACGGCGAACTGAACTTCGCAAGGGCCTGGGGCTCCGGAAGAGTCCGCCTGGAAGCAGGCTTCCGAGACCTTCTGCGCCTCAGAACGCTGCTGTAA
- a CDS encoding TlyA family RNA methyltransferase encodes MAGVARRRLDAELVRRNLARSREHASQLIAAGRVTVGGNTATKPATQVETSAAVVVIKDDSDPEYVSRGGHKLAGALAAFVPLGLKTEGRRALDAGASTGGFTDVLLRAGVDHVVAVDVGYGQLAWSLQSDERVTVKDRTNVRELTLEAIDGKAVDLVVGDLSFIPLGLVLPALARCAAPDADLVLMVKPQFEVGKERLGSGGVVRSPELRAEAVREVARRAWALGLGVRGVTASPLPGPSGNVEYFLWLRAGAPELDPADVDRAVAEGPR; translated from the coding sequence GTGGCAGGAGTGGCACGTCGCCGCCTCGACGCCGAGCTGGTACGCCGTAATCTCGCCCGCTCTCGTGAGCACGCGAGCCAGCTGATCGCCGCAGGGCGGGTGACCGTCGGCGGCAACACCGCGACCAAACCCGCCACCCAGGTCGAGACCAGCGCCGCGGTCGTCGTCATCAAGGACGACAGCGACCCCGAGTACGTCTCGCGCGGCGGGCACAAGCTCGCAGGCGCCCTCGCCGCCTTCGTACCCCTCGGGCTGAAGACCGAGGGGCGGCGGGCGCTGGACGCCGGGGCGTCGACCGGCGGCTTCACCGATGTACTGCTGCGGGCCGGGGTCGACCATGTCGTGGCCGTCGACGTCGGCTACGGGCAGCTCGCCTGGTCGCTGCAGTCAGATGAACGCGTCACCGTCAAGGACCGTACCAACGTGCGGGAATTGACGCTGGAGGCGATCGACGGGAAGGCGGTGGACCTGGTGGTCGGCGATCTGTCGTTCATCCCGCTGGGGCTCGTACTGCCTGCTCTGGCGCGCTGCGCCGCCCCCGACGCCGACCTGGTCCTGATGGTCAAGCCGCAGTTCGAGGTGGGCAAGGAGCGGCTCGGCAGCGGTGGTGTGGTGCGCAGCCCGGAGCTGCGGGCCGAAGCGGTACGGGAGGTGGCGCGCCGGGCCTGGGCGCTGGGGCTCGGAGTGCGCGGGGTGACCGCGAGCCCGCTGCCCGGGCCGTCCGGCAATGTCGAGTACTTTCTGTGGCTGCGGGCCGGAGCACCGGAACTGGATCCCGCGGATGTCGACCGTGCAGTGGCGGAGGGGCCTCGTTGA
- a CDS encoding NAD kinase — protein sequence MTTNAARTVFLLAHTGRPAAIRSAELVVQGLLRSGLGVRVLAAEAADLPLPPSVETVEDATPGAVDGCELLIVLGGDGTLLRGAEISRASGVPMLGVNLGRVGFLAEAERDDLDKVVDRVVTRAYAVEERMTIDVLVHSNGDIVHTDWALNEAAVQKVSPERMLEVVLEIDGRPVTGFGCDGIVCATPTGSTAYAFSAGGPVVWPEVEALLMVPISAHALFAKPLVTSPTSVLAVEVQPHTPHGVLWCDGRRTVELPAGARVEVRRGTVPVRLARLHHASFTDRLVAKFALPVSGWRGAPH from the coding sequence TTGACGACGAATGCGGCACGAACTGTCTTTCTTTTGGCACATACCGGCAGGCCGGCCGCGATCCGCAGCGCCGAGCTCGTCGTACAAGGGCTGCTGCGCAGTGGACTCGGTGTACGGGTCCTTGCCGCGGAGGCCGCCGATCTGCCGCTCCCACCGTCCGTGGAGACGGTCGAGGACGCCACGCCCGGGGCCGTGGACGGCTGTGAGCTGCTGATCGTGCTCGGCGGGGACGGGACGCTCCTGCGCGGCGCGGAGATCTCCCGGGCCTCCGGGGTGCCGATGCTCGGCGTCAACCTCGGCCGGGTCGGCTTCCTCGCCGAGGCCGAGCGCGACGACCTGGACAAGGTGGTCGACCGGGTCGTCACCCGTGCGTACGCGGTCGAGGAGCGCATGACGATCGATGTCCTGGTGCACAGCAACGGTGACATCGTCCACACCGACTGGGCGCTCAACGAAGCGGCCGTGCAGAAGGTGTCGCCCGAGCGGATGCTCGAAGTCGTCCTGGAGATCGACGGCCGGCCGGTCACCGGATTCGGCTGTGACGGGATCGTCTGTGCGACGCCGACCGGCTCGACGGCGTACGCGTTCTCGGCCGGCGGACCGGTGGTGTGGCCAGAGGTCGAGGCGCTGCTGATGGTACCGATCAGCGCCCATGCCCTGTTCGCGAAACCGCTGGTGACGTCGCCGACCTCGGTGCTCGCCGTCGAGGTCCAGCCGCACACGCCGCACGGGGTGCTGTGGTGCGACGGGCGCAGGACCGTGGAACTGCCGGCCGGGGCGCGCGTCGAGGTGCGGCGCGGGACGGTGCCCGTACGGCTGGCGCGGCTGCACCATGCCTCGTTCACGGACCGGCTGGTGGCGAAGTTCGCGCTGCCGGTCTCGGGGTGGCGGGGCGCCCCCCACTGA
- the recN gene encoding DNA repair protein RecN produces the protein MSVLEEMRIRSLGVIDDAVVELSPGFTAVTGETGAGKTMVVTSLGLLLGGRADPALVRVGAKAAVVEGRITVSAGDTAAVRAEEAGAELDDGALLISRTVSAEGRSRAHLGGRSVPVGVLAELADELVAVHGQTDQQGLLKPARQRQALDRYAGDGVAVPHAKYAAAYRRLRAVVTELDELTTRARERAQEADLLRFGLGEIAGVEPLPGEDTDLAAEAERLGHAEALASAADLAHTALAGNPEDQEAVDATTVVAAAGRSLDAVRAHDPVLAALADRIGEISILLADVAGELAGYADQLDADPLRLAAVEERRAALTGLTRKYGEDIAAVLAWAEDGAARLTELEGDDDRIGELTAERDALRAELSDLGQALTDARTAAAALFAEAVTAELASLAMPHARVSFDIRQTDAVDEASGIEIGGRSVVYGPSGADDVELLLAPHPGAQPRPIAKGASGGELSRVMLAVEVVFAGSDPVPTYLFDEVDAGVGGKAAVEVGRRLAKLARSAQVVVVTHLPQVAAFADRQLLVEKTVDGSVTSSGVKVLEGEERVRELSRMLAGQEDSETARAHAEELLAAARADG, from the coding sequence GTGTCCGTGTTGGAGGAGATGCGGATACGGTCGCTCGGGGTCATCGACGACGCGGTGGTGGAGCTGTCACCCGGTTTCACCGCGGTGACGGGTGAGACCGGCGCGGGCAAGACCATGGTCGTCACCAGCCTGGGGCTGCTGCTCGGCGGGCGCGCCGACCCGGCCCTGGTGCGGGTCGGCGCCAAAGCTGCTGTCGTCGAGGGACGGATCACGGTGTCCGCCGGTGACACGGCCGCCGTGCGGGCCGAGGAGGCGGGGGCCGAACTCGACGACGGTGCGCTGCTGATCAGCCGTACCGTTTCCGCGGAGGGGCGCTCGCGCGCCCACCTCGGCGGCAGGTCGGTGCCGGTGGGCGTGCTCGCCGAACTCGCGGACGAACTCGTGGCCGTGCACGGCCAGACCGACCAGCAGGGGCTGCTCAAGCCCGCCCGGCAGCGGCAGGCCCTGGACCGGTACGCGGGCGACGGAGTCGCCGTGCCGCACGCCAAGTACGCGGCGGCGTACCGGCGGCTGCGGGCCGTGGTCACGGAGCTCGACGAGCTGACCACGCGCGCCCGCGAACGCGCCCAGGAAGCGGATCTGCTGCGCTTCGGGCTCGGTGAGATCGCCGGGGTCGAACCGCTCCCCGGAGAGGACACCGACCTGGCCGCCGAAGCCGAGCGGCTCGGCCACGCCGAAGCGCTCGCCTCCGCCGCGGACCTCGCGCACACCGCGCTCGCGGGCAACCCGGAGGACCAGGAGGCCGTCGACGCGACGACCGTCGTCGCGGCCGCAGGACGGTCGCTGGACGCCGTCCGCGCCCACGACCCGGTGCTGGCCGCGCTCGCCGACCGGATCGGTGAGATCTCCATCCTGCTCGCCGATGTGGCGGGCGAACTGGCCGGATACGCGGATCAGCTGGACGCCGACCCGCTGCGGCTCGCCGCGGTGGAGGAGCGGCGCGCCGCGCTCACCGGGCTCACCCGCAAGTACGGCGAGGACATCGCCGCGGTCCTCGCCTGGGCCGAGGACGGGGCCGCCCGGCTCACCGAGCTGGAGGGCGACGACGACCGGATCGGCGAGCTGACCGCGGAGCGGGACGCACTGCGGGCCGAACTCTCGGACCTCGGGCAGGCGTTGACCGATGCGCGGACGGCGGCGGCGGCACTCTTCGCCGAAGCGGTGACCGCGGAACTGGCCTCGCTCGCCATGCCACACGCCCGGGTCTCCTTCGACATCCGGCAGACCGACGCGGTGGACGAGGCGTCCGGCATCGAGATCGGCGGGCGGAGCGTCGTCTACGGTCCGTCCGGCGCCGACGACGTCGAGCTGCTGCTGGCACCGCACCCCGGCGCCCAGCCCCGGCCGATCGCCAAGGGAGCCTCGGGCGGTGAGCTGTCCCGGGTGATGCTGGCCGTCGAGGTGGTCTTCGCGGGCTCCGACCCCGTACCCACGTATCTCTTCGACGAGGTCGACGCGGGTGTCGGCGGCAAGGCGGCCGTCGAGGTCGGTCGGCGGCTGGCGAAGCTCGCCAGGTCCGCACAGGTGGTCGTCGTCACGCACCTGCCGCAGGTGGCGGCTTTCGCCGACCGCCAGCTGCTGGTCGAGAAGACGGTCGACGGGTCGGTGACCAGCAGCGGTGTCAAGGTCCTGGAGGGCGAGGAGCGGGTACGGGAACTGTCCCGGATGCTTGCGGGGCAGGAGGACTCGGAGACGGCCCGGGCGCATGCCGAGGAGCTGCTGGCCGCGGCGCGGGCGGACGGCTAG